In Selenomonas sp. TAMA-11512, a genomic segment contains:
- a CDS encoding class II aldolase/adducin family protein, with the protein MAKSLFDRNKTSGSSANMSFRHDGKFFITASGTCFGRLTPDDFACIDSDGNLLRDRKPSKEFPLHTMLFQKSEIIQCVIHTHSTYSVLWSCLDHENLSDIVPDHTPYLAMKVGRIGCIPYAAPGSPELFELFRERIHESDGYILKNHGPILGGKSILDAFYGLEELEESTRIAWLLRKEKTSCRTTT; encoded by the coding sequence GTGGCGAAAAGCCTCTTTGATCGAAATAAAACAAGTGGTTCGTCGGCGAATATGAGCTTTCGCCATGACGGCAAGTTCTTTATCACGGCGAGCGGCACCTGTTTTGGCAGGCTGACACCGGATGATTTCGCTTGTATCGACAGTGATGGAAATTTGCTGAGGGATAGAAAGCCCAGCAAAGAATTTCCTCTGCATACGATGCTGTTTCAAAAAAGTGAAATCATACAGTGTGTGATCCATACGCACAGTACATACTCTGTGCTGTGGTCGTGTTTAGATCATGAAAATTTATCGGATATTGTGCCCGATCATACGCCATACCTGGCTATGAAGGTTGGGCGCATAGGCTGTATTCCCTATGCAGCACCGGGCAGCCCGGAACTTTTTGAGCTTTTCCGTGAACGAATCCATGAGAGTGACGGATATATTCTGAAAAACCACGGTCCTATTCTTGGCGGAAAAAGTATCCTCGATGCTTTTTATGGATTGGAAGAGCTGGAAGAAAGCACCCGCATTGCTTGGCTGCTTCGAAAAGAAAAAACCTCATGCCGGACGACGACGTAA
- the otnK gene encoding 3-oxo-tetronate kinase, with product MKETELLLGCIGDDFTGSSDAASFLAEAGLKTILVNGEIGRLPETDAEAIVIALKTRSAPKKRAVQESLAALQALRSRGAKHIYVKYCSTFDSTREGNIGPILDAFMEEMAVPYTILCPSLPVNGRIVKDGILFVNGTPLAKSPMKDHPLNPMWASRLQDLMQPQSIYPCLEISHKRLDEATAEEIISELEDFKKDHPRFYVIPDYINQEHAGKISQIFSSLPLLSGGSGLLTELADRYKGGSYTTKLTQDKTEGCGIVFAGSCSKATLRQIEVFQESGGKSFKLDPNALRQGDYLEEVWSWAKERLEQEVLLYSSDTPENIHAHQDASTAELLEKAFACLAKKAQRAGVKRFVVAGGETSGSVAQALGFHAFVIGNSVAPGVPIMIPTDASDMRVVLKSGNFGQEDFFRQALDMTRR from the coding sequence ATGAAGGAAACAGAACTTCTGCTTGGCTGTATCGGAGATGATTTTACGGGATCAAGTGATGCTGCATCTTTTTTGGCGGAAGCAGGACTGAAAACAATTCTTGTCAACGGAGAAATTGGACGCCTGCCAGAGACGGATGCCGAGGCGATTGTTATCGCTTTGAAGACAAGGAGTGCACCCAAAAAAAGAGCGGTGCAGGAAAGTCTTGCCGCTTTACAGGCACTTCGATCCCGAGGAGCAAAACATATTTATGTGAAGTATTGCTCGACGTTTGATTCCACGCGTGAAGGCAATATAGGCCCGATCCTTGATGCCTTCATGGAAGAGATGGCCGTTCCTTATACGATTCTTTGCCCGTCTTTGCCCGTCAATGGACGTATCGTAAAGGACGGCATACTCTTTGTCAACGGCACGCCGCTGGCAAAGAGCCCGATGAAGGATCATCCGTTGAATCCTATGTGGGCTTCGCGCTTGCAGGACCTTATGCAGCCGCAAAGCATATATCCCTGTCTGGAAATTTCGCATAAGCGTCTTGATGAGGCAACTGCTGAAGAAATAATCAGCGAGCTTGAAGACTTCAAGAAAGATCATCCTCGCTTCTACGTAATTCCTGATTATATAAATCAAGAGCATGCAGGAAAGATTTCACAAATTTTTTCGTCTCTCCCTCTTTTGAGCGGCGGCTCCGGTTTGCTGACAGAATTGGCTGACCGATATAAGGGCGGAAGCTATACGACAAAATTGACGCAGGATAAAACGGAAGGATGCGGCATCGTTTTTGCCGGCAGCTGCTCCAAGGCAACACTGCGTCAAATCGAGGTCTTTCAGGAATCGGGAGGTAAGAGCTTTAAGCTTGATCCCAATGCTCTGCGGCAAGGCGATTATCTCGAAGAGGTTTGGTCATGGGCAAAAGAGCGGTTGGAGCAGGAGGTCCTCCTTTATAGTTCAGATACGCCGGAAAACATTCATGCCCACCAAGATGCCTCGACCGCGGAGCTTTTGGAGAAGGCCTTTGCCTGTTTGGCAAAAAAGGCTCAAAGAGCAGGCGTCAAGCGCTTCGTCGTAGCGGGAGGAGAAACCTCCGGTTCTGTCGCACAGGCTTTGGGTTTTCATGCATTTGTCATAGGAAACAGTGTGGCTCCGGGGGTGCCTATCATGATCCCGACCGATGCATCGGATATGCGTGTAGTATTGAAATCAGGGAATTTCGGGCAGGAAGATTTTTTCCGGCAGGCATTGGATATGACACGGAGGTAG